From a region of the Streptacidiphilus albus JL83 genome:
- a CDS encoding amidohydrolase family protein: protein MDHPEPQPEPQPEPESALPMVVSVDDHVIEPAHLFETWLPARYRDRGPKPLRAGIGELAYVGGKYRITMDPEGPPTDWWIYEDLQFPYKRNIAAVGFDRDEMTLEGITREQMRRGCWDPKARIDDMENNHVEASLCFPTFPRFCGQTFAEAHDKEVALACVRAYNDWMVEEWCGDSGGRLIPLCLIPLWDVALAAAEIRRNAARGVRAVCFSEIPTYLGLPSIHSGYWDPFFAECAATGTVVCMHIGSSSQMPAASPDAPPAVQATLSFNNAMASMTDFLFSGVLVRFPRLKLAYSEGQMGWIPYALERADDVWREHRAWGGVRDIVPEPPSSYYYRQIFACFFRDKHGIASLDTVGVDNITFETDYPHVDSTWPETEAVARDHVGGLPPDVIYKIMRGNAIRMLGLDLDRHLDLSGRPLAG, encoded by the coding sequence ATGGACCACCCCGAGCCGCAGCCCGAGCCACAGCCCGAGCCGGAGTCGGCGCTGCCGATGGTGGTCAGCGTCGACGACCACGTGATCGAGCCGGCCCACCTCTTCGAGACCTGGCTCCCGGCCAGGTACCGGGACCGGGGCCCCAAGCCGCTGCGCGCGGGCATCGGCGAACTCGCCTACGTCGGCGGCAAGTACCGGATCACCATGGATCCGGAGGGGCCGCCCACCGACTGGTGGATCTACGAGGACCTGCAGTTCCCGTACAAGCGCAACATCGCCGCCGTCGGATTCGACCGGGACGAGATGACCCTGGAGGGCATCACCCGCGAGCAGATGCGCCGGGGCTGCTGGGACCCCAAGGCCCGGATCGACGACATGGAGAACAACCATGTCGAGGCCTCGCTCTGCTTCCCGACCTTCCCCCGCTTCTGCGGCCAGACCTTCGCCGAGGCGCACGACAAGGAGGTCGCGCTGGCCTGCGTCCGCGCCTACAACGACTGGATGGTGGAGGAGTGGTGCGGCGACAGCGGCGGCCGACTGATCCCGCTCTGCCTGATCCCGCTCTGGGACGTGGCACTGGCCGCAGCCGAGATCCGGCGCAACGCCGCGCGCGGCGTCCGCGCCGTCTGCTTCAGCGAGATCCCCACCTACCTGGGTCTGCCCAGCATCCACAGCGGCTACTGGGACCCGTTCTTCGCCGAGTGCGCGGCGACCGGGACCGTGGTCTGCATGCACATCGGCTCCTCCTCGCAGATGCCGGCCGCCTCGCCGGACGCGCCCCCGGCCGTCCAGGCCACGCTGAGCTTCAACAACGCCATGGCCTCGATGACGGACTTCCTCTTCTCCGGCGTGCTGGTGCGCTTCCCCCGGTTGAAGCTGGCCTACAGCGAGGGGCAGATGGGCTGGATCCCGTACGCCCTGGAGCGCGCCGACGACGTCTGGCGCGAGCACCGGGCCTGGGGCGGGGTGCGCGACATCGTCCCGGAGCCGCCGTCCAGCTACTACTACCGGCAGATCTTCGCCTGCTTCTTCCGCGACAAGCACGGCATCGCCTCGCTCGACACCGTGGGCGTGGACAACATCACCTTCGAGACCGACTACCCGCACGTCGACTCGACCTGGCCGGAGACCGAGGCGGTCGCCCGCGACCATGTCGGCGGACTGCCGCCGGACGTGATCTACAAGATCATGCGCGGCAACGCCATCCGGATGCTCGGCCTGGACCTCGACCGCCACCTGGACCTGAGCGGCCGACCGCTCGCGGGCTGA